The following coding sequences lie in one Ictalurus punctatus breed USDA103 chromosome 16, Coco_2.0, whole genome shotgun sequence genomic window:
- the phf24 gene encoding PHD finger protein 24 isoform X1, with protein MGVLMSKKQQVEKVQKCNAVVSAFREGLKTQPSATQAQNDSEIKDEAPNHPESDESGRKEEDGKPGPSTVPPKEENKANQEAWGRLRDGKGVEPEDLHKLHQLTPPAFIRPKRQPNDDQPIQIELDQREQPVNDEMCEVCEVWTADDLFPCRTCTRVFHDGCLKEIGYLRADTVQEMRDTAHTTTGWSCYYCDNVNLLLTEEEMYSLMETFKQCKIIPESCLVSDELLQYRHFVSKQLFEKDLTDDQEEEVLAQFAALDPEKKGQIEWSDFLYHESLSVLQKFRTENSLVRLLTAKERDRARAIFQSLDQDKDGVITGGESRRAQTSWFHKHSKEPQSCSVRLRGLCSPVMNMGISHVGPISESSPASSSSDKSRDKAMEKYDNRPVTWDAFLRESAIYILAARPNSGAMHIRLPL; from the exons ATGGGCGTTCTGATGTCCAAGAAGCAGCAAGTGGAAAAGGTTCAGAAATGCAACGCGGTGGTCTCAGCATTTCGTGAGGGTCTTAAGACCCAGCCGAGTGCCACTCAGGCGCAAAACGACTCCGAGATTAAAGATGAGGCTCCAAACCATCCGGAGTCTGATGAGTCCGGACGAAAAGAGGAGGATGGGAAACCTGGGCCTTCCACCGTTCCACCCAAAGAGGAGAACAAAGCCAATCAGGAGGCCTGGGGCCGCTTACGGGATGGGAAAGGAGTAGAGCCTGAGGATTTACATAAATTGCATCAGCTCACACCGCCAGCGTTTATAAGGCCGAAGAGGCAGCCGAATGACGATCAGCCCATACAGATCGAGCTTGATCAGAGAGAGCAG CCAGTAAATGACGAGATGTGCGAGGTGTGTGAAGTGTGGACGGCGGACGATCTGTTCCCATGTCGGACATGTACGAGGGTGTTTCATGATGGCTGCCTGAAGGAGATTGGATACCTGCGCGCTGACACTGTGCAGGAGATGAGAGACACGGCTCACACCACCACGGGCTGGAGCTGCTACTACTGC GACAACGTGAACTTGCTCCTTACTGAAGAAGAGATGTACAGCCTGATGGAAACATTCAAGCAGTGCAAGATCATCCCAg AATCCTGTCTTGTCTCAGACGAGCTCCTTCAGTACAGGCACTTCGTGTCCAAGCAGCTGTTTGAGAAGGATCTGACGGACGATCAGGAGGAGGAGGTGCTGGCCCAGTTCGCTGCTCTTGACCCAGAGAAGAAGGGACAGATAGAGTGGTCAGATTTCCTGTATCACGAGTCGCTGTCCGTACTGCAGAAATTTCGGACAGAG AACTCCCTGGTGCGTTTGCTTACGGCTAAAGAGCGAGACCGAGCGCGTGCAATCTTCCAGAGTCTGGACCAGGATAAAGACGGTGTTATCACGGGTGGAGAGAGTCGGCGAGCCCAAACCTCATGGTTCCATAAGCACAGCAAAGAGCCTCAGTCCTGCAGCGTCAG ACTCAGGGGATTGTGTTCTCCTGTAATGAATATGGG CATCAGCCATGTAGGCCCGATATCAGAGAGCAGTCCTGCCAGCTCAAGCAGTGACAAGAGCAGAGACAAGGCTATGGAGAAGTACgacaacag GCCGGTGACATGGGACGCGTTCTTGCGCGAGAGCGCCATCTACATCCTGGCTGCTCGACCCAACAGCGGCGCCATGCACATCCGCCTGCCCCTGTAA
- the phf24 gene encoding PHD finger protein 24 isoform X2, whose translation MGVLMSKKQQVEKVQKCNAVVSAFREGLKTQPSATQAQNDSEIKDEAPNHPESDESGRKEEDGKPGPSTVPPKEENKANQEAWGRLRDGKGVEPEDLHKLHQLTPPAFIRPKRQPNDDQPIQIELDQREQPVNDEMCEVCEVWTADDLFPCRTCTRVFHDGCLKEIGYLRADTVQEMRDTAHTTTGWSCYYCDNVNLLLTEEEMYSLMETFKQCKIIPESCLVSDELLQYRHFVSKQLFEKDLTDDQEEEVLAQFAALDPEKKGQIEWSDFLYHESLSVLQKFRTENSLVRLLTAKERDRARAIFQSLDQDKDGVITGGESRRAQTSWFHKHSKEPQSCSVSISHVGPISESSPASSSSDKSRDKAMEKYDNRPVTWDAFLRESAIYILAARPNSGAMHIRLPL comes from the exons ATGGGCGTTCTGATGTCCAAGAAGCAGCAAGTGGAAAAGGTTCAGAAATGCAACGCGGTGGTCTCAGCATTTCGTGAGGGTCTTAAGACCCAGCCGAGTGCCACTCAGGCGCAAAACGACTCCGAGATTAAAGATGAGGCTCCAAACCATCCGGAGTCTGATGAGTCCGGACGAAAAGAGGAGGATGGGAAACCTGGGCCTTCCACCGTTCCACCCAAAGAGGAGAACAAAGCCAATCAGGAGGCCTGGGGCCGCTTACGGGATGGGAAAGGAGTAGAGCCTGAGGATTTACATAAATTGCATCAGCTCACACCGCCAGCGTTTATAAGGCCGAAGAGGCAGCCGAATGACGATCAGCCCATACAGATCGAGCTTGATCAGAGAGAGCAG CCAGTAAATGACGAGATGTGCGAGGTGTGTGAAGTGTGGACGGCGGACGATCTGTTCCCATGTCGGACATGTACGAGGGTGTTTCATGATGGCTGCCTGAAGGAGATTGGATACCTGCGCGCTGACACTGTGCAGGAGATGAGAGACACGGCTCACACCACCACGGGCTGGAGCTGCTACTACTGC GACAACGTGAACTTGCTCCTTACTGAAGAAGAGATGTACAGCCTGATGGAAACATTCAAGCAGTGCAAGATCATCCCAg AATCCTGTCTTGTCTCAGACGAGCTCCTTCAGTACAGGCACTTCGTGTCCAAGCAGCTGTTTGAGAAGGATCTGACGGACGATCAGGAGGAGGAGGTGCTGGCCCAGTTCGCTGCTCTTGACCCAGAGAAGAAGGGACAGATAGAGTGGTCAGATTTCCTGTATCACGAGTCGCTGTCCGTACTGCAGAAATTTCGGACAGAG AACTCCCTGGTGCGTTTGCTTACGGCTAAAGAGCGAGACCGAGCGCGTGCAATCTTCCAGAGTCTGGACCAGGATAAAGACGGTGTTATCACGGGTGGAGAGAGTCGGCGAGCCCAAACCTCATGGTTCCATAAGCACAGCAAAGAGCCTCAGTCCTGCAGCGTCAG CATCAGCCATGTAGGCCCGATATCAGAGAGCAGTCCTGCCAGCTCAAGCAGTGACAAGAGCAGAGACAAGGCTATGGAGAAGTACgacaacag GCCGGTGACATGGGACGCGTTCTTGCGCGAGAGCGCCATCTACATCCTGGCTGCTCGACCCAACAGCGGCGCCATGCACATCCGCCTGCCCCTGTAA
- the prkab1a gene encoding 5'-AMP-activated protein kinase subunit beta-1a isoform X1 — protein sequence MLLAGWTVVLHFQGLIRRPHGSACKGTMGNTSSERSGVGQGEKANRRDSRGAKEGDRPKILMDSPEDADIFHGEDIKAPLEKEEFLAWRQDLESSDKALLARPTVFRWTGAGKEVYLSGSFDNWANKIPLTRSQNNFVAIVDLPEGEHQYKFYVDGQWTHDPSEPLVTNQLGTINNIIQVKKTDFEVFDALMVDSQKCSDMSDLSSSPPGPYHQDAYVPKQDEKFKSPPILPPHLLQVILNKDTGISCDPALLPEPNHVMLNHLYALSIKDGVMVLSGTHRYKKKYVTTLLYKPI from the exons ATGCTGCTTGCTGGGTGGACTGTTGTTTTG CATTTTCAAGGTCTTATCCGCAGACCACACGGCTCCGCTTGTAAAGGCACCATGGgaaacacaagcagcgagaggTCAGGAGTGGGGCAGGGTGAGAAAGCCAACCGCAGGGACAGCCGTGGCGCTAAAGAGGGGGACCGACCTAAAATCCTCATGGACAGCCCTGAGGACGCAGACATTTTCCACGGAGAGGATATTAAG GCACCTTTAGAGAAAGAGGAGTTTTTAGCCTGGAGGCAGGACCTCGAGTCCAGTGATAAGGCACTCTTGGCACGACCCACGGTGTTTCGTTGGACAGGTGCCGGAAAAGAAGTCTATCTCTCTGGATCCTTCGACAACTGGGCAAATAAAATTCCTCTGACCAGGAG TCAGAACAATTTTGTCGCGATCGTGGACTTGCCTGAAGGTGAACATCAGTACAAGTTCTACGTGGACGGACAGTGGACCCACGACCCATCTGAG CCCCTAGTGACCAATCAGCTGGGGACGATCAACAACATCATCCAGGTGAAGAAAACCGATTTTGAGGTGTTCGATGCTCTCATGGTGGACTCGCAGAAATGCTCGGATATGTCAG ATCTCTCAAGCTCTCCTCCTGGGCCATACCATCAGGACGCTTACGTACCCAAACAGGACGAGAAGTTCAAGTCTCCACCCATCCTCCCTCCTCACCTGCTGCAGGTCATCCTCAACAAGGACACGGGCATCTCA TGTGACCCTGCATTACTCCCTGAGCCCAATCATGTGATGTTGAACCACCTCTACGCGCTGTCCATTAAG GATGGAGTAATGGTTCTTAGCGGCACACATCGCTATAAGAAGAAGTATGTCACCACCCTGCTGTATAAACCCATCTGA
- the prkab1a gene encoding 5'-AMP-activated protein kinase subunit beta-1a isoform X2, with product MGNTSSERSGVGQGEKANRRDSRGAKEGDRPKILMDSPEDADIFHGEDIKAPLEKEEFLAWRQDLESSDKALLARPTVFRWTGAGKEVYLSGSFDNWANKIPLTRSQNNFVAIVDLPEGEHQYKFYVDGQWTHDPSEPLVTNQLGTINNIIQVKKTDFEVFDALMVDSQKCSDMSDLSSSPPGPYHQDAYVPKQDEKFKSPPILPPHLLQVILNKDTGISCDPALLPEPNHVMLNHLYALSIKDGVMVLSGTHRYKKKYVTTLLYKPI from the exons ATGGgaaacacaagcagcgagaggTCAGGAGTGGGGCAGGGTGAGAAAGCCAACCGCAGGGACAGCCGTGGCGCTAAAGAGGGGGACCGACCTAAAATCCTCATGGACAGCCCTGAGGACGCAGACATTTTCCACGGAGAGGATATTAAG GCACCTTTAGAGAAAGAGGAGTTTTTAGCCTGGAGGCAGGACCTCGAGTCCAGTGATAAGGCACTCTTGGCACGACCCACGGTGTTTCGTTGGACAGGTGCCGGAAAAGAAGTCTATCTCTCTGGATCCTTCGACAACTGGGCAAATAAAATTCCTCTGACCAGGAG TCAGAACAATTTTGTCGCGATCGTGGACTTGCCTGAAGGTGAACATCAGTACAAGTTCTACGTGGACGGACAGTGGACCCACGACCCATCTGAG CCCCTAGTGACCAATCAGCTGGGGACGATCAACAACATCATCCAGGTGAAGAAAACCGATTTTGAGGTGTTCGATGCTCTCATGGTGGACTCGCAGAAATGCTCGGATATGTCAG ATCTCTCAAGCTCTCCTCCTGGGCCATACCATCAGGACGCTTACGTACCCAAACAGGACGAGAAGTTCAAGTCTCCACCCATCCTCCCTCCTCACCTGCTGCAGGTCATCCTCAACAAGGACACGGGCATCTCA TGTGACCCTGCATTACTCCCTGAGCCCAATCATGTGATGTTGAACCACCTCTACGCGCTGTCCATTAAG GATGGAGTAATGGTTCTTAGCGGCACACATCGCTATAAGAAGAAGTATGTCACCACCCTGCTGTATAAACCCATCTGA